The following proteins are encoded in a genomic region of Limosilactobacillus reuteri subsp. reuteri:
- a CDS encoding SLC45 family MFS transporter: MDKSLSNSKQKVETKQVDLDTGMPDLPKKELFAITFAFLGINMAFSLQSSQMSRICQTIGANPNNLGFFFIFPPLMGMIVQPIMGKMSDRMWNRFGRRLPYLLFGTPIAALVLIMLPFSGSLGFGYGSMAAMIYAATAVCLMDLFSNICMQPSRMIVGDMVNNKQKNFAWSWQQVFSNGGGILATILPFIFTMFGMSNTAKRGVVPNTVIWSYLCAAAVLLFTGLWTVFNVKEYDPETYAKYHHIDPEEQNKSVSLWKLIKTAPRAFWEINLVQLFSWFAIMYVWTYTTGTCARNIWHTSDVTSAGYQAAGNWYGILTAVYSIAGIVWGLIYAHAKAGSRKKWYTFGMIVGGLGLVWMTFVTTKTTSIIAMIMFGIGNFSINTIPFTLLTSSLNGKNEGAYLGLFNVGICVPQIVASLCSFFLFPLVGHNQPMMLLLGGISLLIGALAVQAIHEGVTVKEA, translated from the coding sequence ATGGATAAATCACTTTCGAATTCGAAACAAAAAGTTGAAACGAAGCAGGTTGATCTGGATACAGGAATGCCAGATTTACCAAAGAAAGAGCTATTTGCGATTACATTTGCTTTTTTGGGAATAAACATGGCTTTCTCACTGCAGAGTTCTCAGATGAGTCGGATTTGTCAAACGATTGGGGCAAATCCTAACAACCTTGGCTTCTTCTTCATTTTTCCACCATTGATGGGAATGATTGTGCAACCGATTATGGGGAAGATGTCAGATCGGATGTGGAATCGCTTTGGTCGCCGGTTACCATATCTACTGTTTGGGACACCAATTGCGGCATTAGTTTTGATTATGTTACCATTCTCTGGTTCCCTTGGTTTCGGCTATGGTTCAATGGCTGCGATGATTTATGCTGCGACGGCGGTATGTTTGATGGACTTATTTAGTAATATTTGCATGCAGCCATCACGGATGATTGTTGGTGACATGGTTAATAACAAGCAGAAGAACTTTGCTTGGTCATGGCAACAGGTCTTTTCTAATGGTGGGGGAATTTTAGCAACGATCTTGCCATTTATCTTTACGATGTTCGGGATGTCCAATACTGCTAAACGAGGAGTTGTGCCAAACACCGTTATCTGGTCATACCTTTGTGCAGCGGCGGTTCTCCTGTTTACTGGATTATGGACGGTCTTTAATGTTAAGGAATATGATCCGGAAACATATGCAAAATACCACCACATTGATCCCGAAGAACAAAATAAATCAGTCAGCCTTTGGAAATTGATTAAGACGGCACCGCGCGCTTTCTGGGAAATCAACTTGGTTCAATTGTTTAGCTGGTTTGCGATCATGTACGTTTGGACATACACGACTGGAACCTGTGCTCGTAATATTTGGCATACGTCTGATGTTACTTCTGCTGGTTATCAAGCTGCCGGTAACTGGTATGGGATTTTAACTGCTGTTTATAGTATTGCTGGTATTGTTTGGGGATTAATTTATGCCCATGCCAAGGCTGGCTCACGGAAGAAGTGGTACACATTTGGAATGATCGTCGGTGGTTTAGGGTTAGTCTGGATGACCTTTGTAACAACTAAGACTACTTCAATCATTGCAATGATCATGTTTGGGATTGGTAACTTCAGTATCAACACGATTCCATTTACCCTCCTTACTTCATCTTTGAACGGGAAAAATGAAGGTGCCTACCTCGGACTCTTCAACGTTGGAATCTGTGTACCGCAAATTGTTGCATCGTTATGTAGCTTCTTCCTCTTCCCACTTGTTGGTCACAATCAACCAATGATGCTTTTGCTTGGTGGCATCTCCCTTCTTATTGGGGCTTTAGCTGTCCAAGCAATTCATGAAGGGGTAACGGTTAAAGAAGCATAG
- the asp1 gene encoding accessory Sec system glycosyltransferase Asp1: protein MLFFLNDNIQRNKSGIEHAQIKRLHLFEKYHQPAKIVTRQYSNELHLVTAEAGIDDRNFINLFDYFQEACEVPQKNIRIKDIPVNPHWERKADGINYNYYQNGKRILYIRRRSDTDRRVINIQYFDHYGKLLKVSWFDSRGFISVEQLYDWDGKMATENYYRPDGTLAIQLAHQQDKRGNEIKTYHLFNYHGHDYQFSGFDQLTRFFLDELVADKQICGEGPIGFIVDRVYELGWAVLHMKHHVFRVLQLHNDHVNNPDDMLHSPLNYNYDWGLKHLQDWDGVIALTPQQQEDLQDRFGKFGVKIYRIPGPIVPAAVIDKRHVPFKKRTKKQVVMVARLSPEKQQDHLLKAWPQVLAAVPDAKLDFWGYANDDFDKTLNKIVKEEGINSSVTFHGYTDDVNSVYEDAQLLILPSRAEGLPLSLVEAQSHGLPIIANDIKYGPSDVVIDRQDGLLTKNGDIDGLAQAIIRLLQNQEQLAQMSENAYADSERYSEPNVMKLWNELVNDMKEKGEE, encoded by the coding sequence ATGCTTTTTTTCCTAAACGATAATATTCAACGAAACAAATCAGGAATTGAGCATGCGCAAATTAAGCGTCTGCATCTGTTTGAAAAATATCATCAACCAGCTAAGATTGTTACCCGGCAATATTCGAATGAATTACACTTGGTAACAGCAGAAGCAGGGATTGATGATCGTAACTTTATTAACTTGTTTGATTATTTTCAAGAGGCTTGTGAGGTCCCGCAAAAGAATATTCGGATTAAAGATATTCCGGTTAACCCCCATTGGGAGCGCAAAGCTGATGGGATTAATTATAATTATTATCAAAATGGCAAACGTATTCTCTATATTCGTCGGCGCAGTGATACTGATCGGCGGGTAATTAATATTCAATATTTTGATCATTATGGAAAGCTTCTCAAAGTTAGTTGGTTTGACAGCCGCGGTTTTATCTCGGTCGAACAACTTTATGACTGGGATGGAAAAATGGCAACGGAAAACTATTACCGTCCAGATGGAACCTTAGCAATCCAGTTAGCCCACCAGCAGGATAAGCGGGGAAATGAAATTAAAACTTATCATCTCTTTAATTATCATGGTCATGACTACCAGTTTAGTGGATTCGACCAGTTAACCCGGTTCTTCCTTGATGAGCTGGTTGCTGATAAACAAATCTGTGGTGAAGGTCCGATTGGCTTTATCGTTGACCGGGTTTATGAATTAGGCTGGGCAGTTCTGCACATGAAACATCATGTTTTTCGGGTTCTCCAATTGCATAATGACCATGTCAATAATCCTGATGATATGCTTCATTCTCCCCTTAATTATAACTATGATTGGGGACTTAAGCACCTCCAAGATTGGGATGGGGTCATTGCCTTAACTCCGCAACAACAAGAAGATCTTCAAGACCGGTTTGGCAAGTTTGGTGTAAAGATCTACCGGATTCCTGGTCCGATTGTTCCGGCGGCAGTTATTGATAAGCGCCATGTTCCATTTAAAAAACGAACGAAGAAACAAGTTGTCATGGTCGCCCGCTTGTCTCCTGAAAAACAGCAAGATCACCTATTAAAAGCATGGCCACAAGTACTAGCAGCAGTTCCAGACGCCAAACTTGATTTTTGGGGTTATGCCAATGATGACTTTGACAAGACACTCAATAAAATTGTAAAAGAGGAAGGGATTAATAGTTCTGTGACCTTCCATGGGTATACAGATGACGTCAATTCGGTTTACGAAGATGCGCAATTACTTATTTTGCCAAGTCGAGCTGAAGGGTTACCACTATCTCTAGTTGAGGCCCAATCCCATGGTTTGCCGATTATTGCTAATGACATAAAATATGGTCCTTCAGATGTCGTTATTGATCGACAGGATGGATTGCTGACCAAGAACGGTGATATTGATGGACTGGCTCAAGCGATCATTCGCTTATTGCAAAATCAAGAGCAGTTAGCGCAGATGAGTGAAAATGCGTATGCTGATAGTGAGCGTTATTCTGAACCAAACGTGATGAAGCTATGGAATGAACTAGTTAATGACATGAAGGAAAAGGGAGAAGAGTAA
- a CDS encoding TetR-like C-terminal domain-containing protein, translated as MGGLKEALVIDREELKDVKHLPSADEIKELAEVAFNHTLAFCNENKHALSNLLSSNGDMQFYQMIIEVANNEFDARVPYLFGDINIKEANVKSSLPFSFIKTLYINTSVNLLMLWGAAPDSLSINEIKSIAGLIQTKSPVELIQIYKSYLN; from the coding sequence TTGGGAGGTCTAAAAGAAGCTCTCGTAATTGATCGGGAGGAGCTAAAAGATGTCAAGCATTTACCAAGTGCAGACGAAATTAAGGAATTAGCAGAAGTGGCATTTAATCATACGTTGGCTTTTTGTAATGAAAATAAGCATGCGTTGTCAAATTTGCTTTCCTCAAATGGAGATATGCAGTTTTATCAAATGATTATTGAAGTAGCAAATAATGAATTTGATGCGCGAGTTCCATATTTGTTTGGGGATATAAATATTAAAGAAGCTAATGTAAAATCGTCATTGCCATTCTCATTTATTAAAACCCTCTATATCAATACAAGTGTTAATTTGTTAATGCTTTGGGGTGCCGCACCAGACTCTTTAAGCATTAATGAAATTAAGTCAATTGCAGGCTTGATTCAAACAAAATCACCAGTTGAATTGATTCAAATTTATAAATCATATTTAAACTAG
- a CDS encoding glycosyltransferase has translation MYFFVNQYLLSSNSSVEHAELKRLALFKKHGRKAKLVTRDFDLVLHDTIKKFGLTNDQIVNMYDFFANTTDYQGEKLHTEDLPLPIDYQVGTGNNYREVKDGDRLVCEVHFAAGTIGQVNHVDYFDIAGNMTLRQQYDIRGFKAADEFFGEDGQEYYARYYRPDGETYLERYFVKSVENTPINSLNVLRNYQGQDRFFDSLEDLFIFFLDELNKANGENNVFIADRPAVAIKPVQSMMTKAKKFLWLPMNQINDGQNLINGPLNPMLQGPVTTDADKWDGVIVMTAKQAEILQQQIHNTVPIYVINGSPVLANYARINEADRTPGQLIYVGRLAEDKQTSQLINMFAQIHQQVPESKLTFYGYGTGEDMDNYKKQVKSLGLDEAIEFAGYQISLDEAYDQAQLFVDASRIDAQPLAMGEALNHGVPVVSYDYLYGPREMVTSGKNGEIIPLNNQGQFIQTVVKLLQDQDKLQSLSTGAYDNLDELAEEKTWKQWQQLSAI, from the coding sequence GTGTACTTTTTTGTAAATCAATACTTATTAAGTAGCAATTCCAGTGTTGAACACGCTGAATTAAAACGACTAGCCCTATTTAAAAAGCATGGGAGGAAAGCTAAATTGGTGACCCGTGACTTTGACCTCGTTCTTCATGATACAATCAAAAAATTTGGCTTAACTAACGACCAGATTGTTAATATGTATGATTTTTTTGCAAATACGACTGATTACCAAGGCGAAAAGCTCCATACTGAGGATTTGCCTTTACCAATTGACTATCAAGTAGGAACTGGAAATAACTATCGCGAAGTAAAAGACGGTGACCGACTCGTTTGCGAAGTTCACTTTGCGGCTGGAACGATTGGGCAAGTTAACCATGTTGATTACTTTGACATTGCTGGTAACATGACTCTTCGCCAACAATATGATATTCGTGGCTTTAAGGCAGCTGACGAATTCTTTGGTGAAGATGGACAAGAATATTACGCGCGTTATTATCGCCCAGATGGAGAAACGTATCTTGAACGGTATTTTGTAAAATCGGTTGAAAATACCCCCATTAATTCGCTGAATGTCTTACGTAATTATCAGGGGCAAGATCGCTTTTTTGATTCTTTAGAAGACCTCTTTATCTTCTTTTTAGATGAATTGAATAAGGCGAATGGCGAGAACAATGTGTTTATTGCTGACCGACCAGCTGTTGCGATTAAACCGGTTCAATCAATGATGACAAAAGCAAAGAAATTTTTGTGGCTTCCGATGAACCAGATTAACGATGGTCAGAACTTAATAAATGGTCCCTTAAATCCGATGTTGCAAGGTCCTGTTACTACGGATGCGGACAAGTGGGATGGTGTAATCGTCATGACTGCTAAACAAGCGGAGATTCTCCAGCAACAAATTCACAATACTGTGCCAATCTATGTAATTAATGGGAGCCCCGTTCTTGCTAACTATGCACGGATTAATGAAGCTGATCGGACACCGGGTCAATTGATTTACGTTGGAAGATTGGCAGAAGATAAGCAAACTAGTCAACTAATCAATATGTTTGCGCAGATTCATCAGCAAGTACCTGAAAGTAAGCTAACTTTCTATGGGTATGGCACTGGTGAAGATATGGATAACTATAAAAAACAGGTTAAAAGCCTTGGATTAGACGAGGCAATTGAGTTTGCCGGTTACCAAATATCATTAGATGAGGCATATGATCAAGCTCAATTATTTGTTGATGCAAGTCGAATCGATGCACAGCCATTAGCGATGGGCGAGGCCTTAAACCATGGGGTACCAGTGGTTTCTTATGATTACCTTTATGGACCACGTGAAATGGTAACTTCAGGTAAAAATGGCGAGATCATTCCTTTGAATAACCAGGGACAGTTCATTCAAACCGTTGTCAAATTATTACAAGACCAAGATAAACTGCAAAGCTTGAGTACTGGTGCCTATGACAATCTAGATGAATTGGCAGAAGAAAAAACTTGGAAGCAATGGCAACAACTATCAGCTATTTAG
- a CDS encoding fibrinogen-binding adhesin SdrG C-terminal domain-containing protein, which produces MMDNYQAMNFYYGLLNLRAGFFKADLCEILMAIAQSVPDKNRQSATAYHTVEENLSQDREQLKHDQVEFGSFYEDGHILHNVKINTQSDFFLDPTREDTVKWHVSFTVAKDVRPADQFTIQLSSNLMVAPNGHPEKPVPDFSDQDGVVIAMGAYDRDKHELVYTFTNYVTEHRQIIGELEGELAIDPLTTPENEFGLECFISVDDHRKDFTIDIDYPDLANDMFLGISSRMMHFDKDQQLFEDIIYVNPAQKDLNHAYIVFNTSDLVEELSNAVVKPSTMRVEIYRNSRGLKLPQSYGVNLQRLRDITNRFPVVEGDHLVEAPYTMSFADNKMRLNFGADQTNDSYIIRVVGQYNDELDGTVRLRARLFGMDQQNVYMSNSTAATATGTSMVASGHAISKEKLAEETADTTEDLKQEEPFESSAIEGVAEDVGIPSASDSQEQFTSSQAEEEEMPIEENQEDIPINDVAAEEQVEPQEDFPQSAISVPDDAAVEEESDSSAYIISFNSNDEEEATAAEQEGNQAEAPTVSAAVGGDELSISFDITPQAAPAETKEDLTEETESSDGKEETSAAPLPMPGRRPPRRHSRFQNTTRSNHSLRHLRRF; this is translated from the coding sequence ATGATGGATAATTATCAAGCAATGAATTTTTACTATGGACTTCTTAATTTGCGTGCCGGTTTTTTTAAGGCTGACTTATGCGAAATACTAATGGCGATCGCACAGAGCGTACCTGATAAAAATCGACAATCAGCAACGGCATACCATACTGTAGAAGAGAATTTAAGTCAAGACCGTGAACAATTGAAGCATGATCAAGTTGAATTTGGATCATTTTATGAAGATGGTCATATTTTACATAATGTCAAAATTAATACCCAATCAGACTTTTTCCTCGATCCGACCCGGGAAGATACCGTCAAGTGGCATGTTAGTTTCACGGTTGCTAAAGATGTCCGACCAGCCGATCAATTTACTATTCAGCTATCATCAAATTTGATGGTTGCGCCTAATGGTCATCCTGAAAAACCAGTTCCTGACTTTAGTGATCAAGATGGGGTTGTTATTGCGATGGGGGCCTATGACCGTGATAAGCACGAACTTGTCTATACTTTTACCAATTACGTAACCGAGCATCGCCAAATAATTGGTGAATTAGAGGGAGAATTAGCAATTGATCCACTCACAACTCCAGAGAACGAATTTGGCTTGGAATGTTTTATAAGTGTTGATGATCACCGAAAAGACTTTACGATTGATATCGACTATCCAGATCTTGCTAACGACATGTTTCTCGGGATTTCTAGCCGGATGATGCATTTTGATAAGGATCAGCAGCTCTTTGAGGACATTATCTATGTTAATCCAGCACAAAAAGACCTTAATCATGCCTATATTGTCTTTAACACGAGTGACCTAGTAGAAGAGTTATCTAATGCCGTAGTAAAACCGTCAACAATGCGGGTTGAGATTTATCGTAATTCACGGGGATTAAAATTACCTCAATCATATGGGGTAAACCTTCAGCGACTGCGGGATATTACTAATCGATTCCCGGTAGTGGAAGGCGATCACCTTGTCGAGGCACCTTATACAATGTCCTTTGCTGATAACAAGATGCGGTTGAATTTTGGTGCAGACCAGACTAATGATTCCTATATTATTAGGGTGGTTGGCCAATATAATGATGAGCTTGATGGAACAGTACGATTACGGGCTCGTTTATTTGGGATGGACCAGCAAAATGTTTATATGAGTAATTCTACGGCTGCAACAGCTACTGGCACTTCGATGGTCGCAAGTGGTCATGCTATTTCTAAGGAGAAGTTAGCGGAGGAGACAGCGGACACAACAGAAGACTTGAAGCAAGAAGAACCTTTTGAATCTTCAGCAATTGAAGGAGTGGCGGAAGATGTTGGTATTCCATCTGCTTCTGATAGTCAGGAACAGTTTACTAGTTCTCAAGCGGAAGAAGAGGAAATGCCGATCGAAGAAAACCAGGAAGATATCCCGATTAATGATGTTGCTGCAGAAGAGCAAGTTGAACCTCAAGAAGATTTCCCGCAAAGTGCAATTTCAGTTCCAGATGATGCAGCCGTTGAAGAAGAATCTGACTCATCAGCTTATATAATTTCATTTAATTCAAATGATGAAGAAGAGGCGACTGCTGCTGAACAAGAAGGAAATCAGGCGGAAGCTCCTACAGTCAGTGCAGCAGTTGGTGGGGATGAATTATCAATCTCCTTTGATATCACTCCGCAAGCGGCACCAGCAGAGACTAAAGAAGATCTAACAGAAGAAACTGAATCTTCAGATGGGAAAGAGGAGACAAGCGCAGCACCATTACCAATGCCAGGACGACGACCACCCCGCCGGCACAGTCGTTTTCAAAATACAACACGGTCGAATCATTCGTTGCGTCATTTGCGGAGATTCTAA
- a CDS encoding glycoside hydrolase family 13 protein produces MENNHWWNKSVVYQIYPKSFQDTNHDGVGDLRGIIDRLDYIKKLGVDVIWLNPIYESPQVDNGYDISNYEAINPTLGNMDDFQELIDGIHERGMKLVMDLVVNHTSDQHDWFKESRKSKDNPYRDYYIWRDGKNGEEPNNWGSYFSGAAWKYDDESGQYYLHLFAPEQPDLNWENPKVRHSVYDMMNWWAAKGVDGFRMDVINLISKPDGLPDANKNEDEKYANVEPLVSNGHRIHEFLQEMNKNVMSKHKMVTVGETPGATPEDAEKYASLDNKELNMIFQFEHMGLDSNPNPALGKWDDRKTTLKDLRANLTKWQEKLYGKAWNSLYWNNHDQPRVVSRFGNDQTEDYRVKSAKMLATMTHMMQGTPYIYEGEEIGMTNAYFPKLEDYVDLESINAYHQLVDDQHLLDGKTMMKYIAIHSRDNARTPMQWDDSEYAGFSDHTPWEKVNPNYKQINVKDALADKNSIFYYYQKLIELRHSMQVITNGKYALVPGNEDDEQIFAYTRQDDNTTLLVILNYTDETVNRHYNVPADAKLLISNYEDDQNDTIRPYEAKVYQY; encoded by the coding sequence ATGGAAAACAATCATTGGTGGAATAAATCGGTTGTTTATCAAATTTATCCCAAAAGTTTTCAGGATACCAATCATGATGGTGTCGGTGACCTTCGTGGAATAATTGATCGTCTTGATTACATTAAAAAATTAGGCGTTGATGTCATTTGGTTGAACCCCATTTATGAGTCGCCACAAGTTGATAATGGTTATGATATTAGCAACTATGAAGCAATTAACCCAACTCTTGGCAACATGGATGATTTTCAAGAATTGATTGATGGCATCCATGAACGTGGAATGAAATTGGTCATGGACTTAGTTGTTAACCATACTTCTGACCAACATGACTGGTTTAAGGAATCACGAAAGAGCAAAGACAATCCATATCGTGATTATTATATTTGGCGTGATGGTAAGAATGGTGAAGAGCCAAATAATTGGGGATCGTATTTCTCTGGAGCTGCTTGGAAATATGATGATGAATCCGGCCAATATTACCTTCATCTTTTTGCTCCAGAACAACCAGATCTAAATTGGGAAAATCCGAAAGTTCGGCACTCTGTTTATGACATGATGAACTGGTGGGCTGCGAAGGGTGTCGATGGGTTTCGGATGGACGTTATTAACCTAATTTCTAAGCCGGATGGATTGCCAGATGCTAACAAGAACGAAGATGAGAAATACGCCAATGTTGAGCCATTAGTATCAAATGGTCACCGCATTCATGAATTCTTACAAGAAATGAATAAGAATGTTATGAGTAAGCATAAAATGGTGACAGTTGGTGAAACACCGGGCGCTACACCGGAAGATGCCGAGAAGTATGCCAGTCTTGATAATAAGGAATTAAATATGATTTTCCAGTTTGAACATATGGGCCTTGATAGTAATCCTAATCCAGCCCTTGGCAAGTGGGATGATCGCAAGACGACCCTTAAAGACTTACGGGCAAACTTAACGAAGTGGCAAGAAAAATTGTATGGCAAGGCTTGGAACTCCCTTTATTGGAACAACCATGATCAGCCACGCGTTGTATCACGTTTTGGTAATGATCAGACGGAAGATTATCGAGTTAAATCTGCCAAGATGTTAGCGACTATGACCCATATGATGCAAGGAACGCCATATATCTATGAAGGGGAAGAAATTGGCATGACTAACGCCTATTTCCCAAAGCTTGAAGATTACGTCGACCTTGAATCGATTAATGCCTACCACCAACTTGTTGATGACCAACATTTACTTGATGGCAAGACAATGATGAAGTACATTGCAATTCATTCTCGGGATAATGCACGGACACCAATGCAATGGGATGATAGCGAATATGCAGGATTTTCCGACCATACCCCATGGGAAAAGGTTAATCCAAATTACAAGCAGATTAATGTCAAAGATGCATTAGCTGATAAGAATTCAATTTTCTATTACTATCAAAAATTGATTGAACTACGACACTCAATGCAGGTAATTACTAATGGAAAGTATGCGTTAGTTCCTGGTAATGAAGATGATGAACAGATCTTTGCATATACACGGCAAGATGATAACACTACTTTGTTGGTAATCTTGAACTATACTGATGAGACTGTTAACCGCCATTATAATGTGCCAGCTGATGCGAAGTTACTAATTAGTAATTATGAGGATGATCAAAATGATACTATCCGGCCATACGAAGCTAAGGTTTATCAATACTAG
- a CDS encoding gamma-glutamyl-gamma-aminobutyrate hydrolase family protein, protein MTKPIIGISGSRIIDQQGPFPGYRRSYVNEDYVNAVIQNGGIPYIIPFNEDPEVTIAQVATVNGLILSGGHDIDPRLYGEESLPQIGEIWPQRDAFDLLLLKEAEKRHKPVLGICRGAQLLNVAHGGSLYQDISYRDEPTLKHSQGHTTNLETQTIILASDSYLASLFGEEQLSVNSFHHQLIKTVGKDLYPVAKAKDGVIEAIENGDGSVLGVQWHPEMLHSSDQQMNKLFSDLITKSMKEG, encoded by the coding sequence ATGACAAAACCGATTATTGGAATATCAGGCTCACGGATTATTGATCAACAAGGACCATTCCCCGGTTATCGCCGGAGCTATGTAAATGAAGATTATGTTAATGCAGTGATTCAAAATGGTGGAATTCCTTATATTATTCCATTTAATGAAGATCCAGAAGTGACAATTGCACAAGTTGCAACCGTTAACGGGCTTATTTTGTCTGGTGGCCATGATATCGATCCACGTCTATATGGCGAGGAATCATTGCCTCAGATTGGCGAGATTTGGCCACAACGGGATGCGTTTGACCTCTTATTGCTTAAAGAAGCGGAAAAACGCCATAAGCCAGTTCTAGGAATTTGCCGAGGAGCACAGTTGCTCAATGTCGCTCATGGTGGTTCGCTTTATCAGGATATTAGTTACCGTGACGAACCAACACTTAAGCATAGTCAGGGACACACTACTAACCTTGAAACCCAGACAATCATCCTTGCTTCTGACAGTTACCTTGCAAGCTTATTTGGTGAAGAGCAGCTGAGCGTTAATTCTTTCCACCACCAATTAATTAAAACAGTGGGGAAAGATCTTTATCCAGTTGCCAAAGCAAAGGATGGAGTAATTGAAGCAATTGAAAATGGGGATGGGTCAGTGCTTGGCGTTCAATGGCATCCAGAAATGCTTCATTCTAGTGATCAGCAAATGAATAAATTATTTAGTGATTTAATAACTAAATCAATGAAAGAAGGTTAA
- a CDS encoding APC family permease yields the protein MTKTKLGFWSIVLLAINSIIGSGIFLTPGSVVSMVGTKAPLAYFFAAIFASILAITFAAAAKYVNKSGAAYSYAKAAYGENMGFYMGVVRFFSASVAWGVMAVGVIRTTFSIFGWNQSFGNITLGFVVLMLIIMVINMMGRRIFTIINDLSTVGKLGALALIIIAGVIILLKTGENHFNELNHLTDSTGKSLIPAFTTSGFVMAVISAFYAFTGFEAVATGSEDMKDPEKNLPRAIPLAILVIAIVYICTIAVAMMVNPAAMVTTKQVVALVAIFHNKVLQDVILVGAIISMFGINVASSFHTPRVLEAMANENQVPQFIARRTKRNFPLVSFIITLVLAVGIPMAFQYNLPTIIVISATVRFFEFIVIPLGVIRFYRGTNREKILPAHKNFFTDVILPILSVVITLFLLMRYDWISEFSINRAGHLMPNWFAIFGMVFGFVILPLILFWLTRRERAENDERVK from the coding sequence ATGACAAAAACTAAATTAGGTTTTTGGTCAATCGTATTATTAGCGATCAATTCAATCATTGGGTCGGGGATTTTCCTGACACCGGGCTCGGTTGTTTCAATGGTTGGAACTAAGGCGCCACTTGCTTACTTTTTTGCGGCAATTTTTGCTTCAATCTTAGCCATCACGTTTGCGGCGGCAGCAAAATATGTAAATAAAAGCGGGGCGGCCTATTCTTATGCAAAGGCTGCATATGGTGAAAATATGGGCTTTTACATGGGAGTGGTGCGATTCTTCTCAGCATCTGTTGCGTGGGGAGTAATGGCTGTTGGGGTTATCCGGACTACCTTTTCAATTTTTGGCTGGAATCAATCGTTTGGCAATATCACCTTAGGATTTGTGGTGTTAATGCTGATTATCATGGTAATTAATATGATGGGAAGACGGATTTTTACAATCATCAATGACCTATCGACAGTCGGGAAATTAGGAGCTTTGGCATTAATTATTATTGCTGGAGTTATTATCCTTCTTAAGACTGGTGAAAATCATTTTAACGAACTTAATCATTTAACTGATAGTACGGGAAAGTCCTTGATTCCTGCGTTTACAACGTCTGGATTCGTTATGGCCGTTATTTCAGCATTCTATGCTTTTACTGGATTTGAAGCGGTAGCAACTGGTTCTGAAGATATGAAAGATCCAGAAAAAAACCTTCCACGAGCTATTCCTCTTGCTATCCTAGTCATTGCAATTGTCTATATTTGTACGATTGCAGTAGCGATGATGGTTAATCCTGCTGCAATGGTAACAACGAAGCAGGTAGTTGCCCTTGTTGCAATTTTTCATAATAAAGTTTTGCAAGATGTGATTTTAGTTGGTGCCATTATTTCAATGTTTGGAATTAACGTGGCATCATCCTTCCATACTCCCCGAGTTTTGGAAGCGATGGCTAACGAAAATCAAGTCCCCCAATTTATTGCGCGACGGACAAAACGGAACTTTCCGCTAGTATCCTTTATCATTACTTTAGTATTAGCGGTTGGAATCCCAATGGCTTTTCAATATAACTTGCCAACAATCATTGTGATTAGTGCAACGGTGCGTTTTTTTGAATTTATTGTTATTCCACTTGGGGTGATCCGATTTTATCGGGGAACAAATCGTGAGAAAATTTTACCAGCTCATAAAAATTTCTTTACTGATGTAATTTTGCCAATCCTTTCCGTTGTAATTACACTATTCTTATTAATGCGGTATGATTGGATTAGTGAGTTTAGTATTAATCGTGCAGGACATCTAATGCCAAATTGGTTTGCAATTTTTGGAATGGTTTTTGGATTTGTGATTTTACCGTTAATCTTATTCTGGTTAACGCGTCGTGAGCGAGCTGAAAATGATGAACGAGTAAAATAG